The genomic stretch ATACGCAACTGCAGAAATATTTACTAAGTGGAGATGCAGTTGCCGAGTGTCGCTATTTTATAAAAGCGTAGACATTTTTATAAAATAGCTATATTTTTAGTCCGGCTGTTCTGGTAAATCTCGGGGCGGCGTACAGACAATTTTTTCGTCAGGACTCTGCCATGAATGCCTTTACCCAGCTCAAAGATCTTGTGATGCCGCTACCGACCGCCGTTAAGGGGTTTTCTCTTTCACCCTCCGCTCAGTCGCCCCGTTTGTTCGAGCTGACCTTCACTAAGGCGACGATAGAGGCTTTCTGTGTAGCAGTGGCCGAGTGGCCGGTGCAGGCGCTGGAATACAAGTCCTTCTTGCGATTTCGCTTCGCCAAAATTCTTGACGATCTCTGCGGTAACAGCCTGCGCCCGGTGCTACTCAACGCCCTAATGGATCGTGCCACCGGAGGGCTGTTAATCAAGCAGGAGGCCCTGAATGATGTGGCACAAGCTGATGATATGGTCAAATTCTCGACTGCTGTGGCCCACCTGCTGGGGCGGTCGAACTTTGATGCGATGAGCGGCCAGTTCTACGCACGCTTCGTGGTCGAGAACGTCGATAATTCGGACAGCTACCTGCGCCAACCTCACCGGGTAATGGAGTTGCACAACGATGGTACTTTCGTCGATCAGATCACCGACTACGTGCTGATGATGAAGATCGATGAGCAGAATATCGAAGGTGGCAACTCGCTGATCCTGCATCTGGACGACTGGGAGGATCGCCATGCTTTCTTCCATCATCCGCTAGCACGGCGCGTCATGCGCTGGACC from Pseudomonas fluorescens encodes the following:
- the glaH gene encoding glutarate dioxygenase GlaH; its protein translation is MNAFTQLKDLVMPLPTAVKGFSLSPSAQSPRLFELTFTKATIEAFCVAVAEWPVQALEYKSFLRFRFAKILDDLCGNSLRPVLLNALMDRATGGLLIKQEALNDVAQADDMVKFSTAVAHLLGRSNFDAMSGQFYARFVVENVDNSDSYLRQPHRVMELHNDGTFVDQITDYVLMMKIDEQNIEGGNSLILHLDDWEDRHAFFHHPLARRVMRWTAPPSKRVDTDVFHSIFDVDAEGRPTIRYIDQFVQPKDFDEGNWLTDLSISLEGSKQKLSVPVPVGCFLLINNLYWLHGRDRFTPHPGLRRELMRQRGYFSYPKLGHQQGQ